A genome region from Labilibaculum antarcticum includes the following:
- a CDS encoding GumC domain-containing protein has product MKKKIIILSILPLFLLSCVVSKKKYEELEYAKRRSDAKVVALDNENSKKGQHISQLNSKLDRTLMEYNEMKNSMSESNAMKNTEIDDLSTDLMGLASDTTELKVRLMETLDKYNSALNLNDQNNVKISGLLKQIESLKLESGKLSQDLKTATIDADWEKKKIATEIKKNSDLISMKDKEIENLKAEIKEKDGKLSWLRKVQDENEAEIEKLTNQVKLYKKEYEKAVAK; this is encoded by the coding sequence ATGAAAAAAAAAATTATTATCCTGTCAATTCTTCCATTATTTCTTCTGTCATGTGTAGTATCAAAGAAAAAGTATGAAGAATTAGAATATGCAAAACGCCGAAGTGATGCAAAAGTGGTTGCTCTCGATAATGAGAATTCGAAAAAAGGTCAACATATTAGTCAGTTGAATTCTAAGTTGGATCGAACGCTAATGGAGTATAACGAAATGAAGAATAGCATGTCTGAGAGCAATGCTATGAAGAATACTGAAATTGATGATTTAAGTACGGACTTGATGGGACTTGCTTCGGATACGACAGAACTTAAGGTTCGTTTGATGGAAACATTGGATAAGTATAATTCTGCCTTGAATCTAAATGATCAAAATAATGTGAAGATTTCGGGTTTGTTAAAACAAATTGAATCGTTAAAATTGGAGTCTGGTAAGTTGAGTCAGGATTTAAAGACTGCAACTATTGATGCTGATTGGGAAAAGAAAAAAATAGCTACAGAAATTAAAAAGAATAGTGATTTGATCTCAATGAAAGATAAGGAGATTGAAAACCTAAAGGCTGAAATTAAAGAAAAGGATGGTAAGCTAAGTTGGTTGCGAAAGGTTCAGGATGAAAATGAAGCTGAAATTGAAAAACTGACCAATCAAGTTAAGTTGTATAAGAAAGAGTACGAGAAGGCTGTTGCAAAATAA
- a CDS encoding class I SAM-dependent methyltransferase → MSKMWDQRYAESKYIYGKKANAFFEEQLNLLSSGKVLLPAEGEGRNAAYAASKGWAVDAFDYSKQAVENARVFFEENKVDVNMYHGSILDHPTVVEKYDALALLYLHLPSQERMKTHHFVADSLKPGGVVVMEVFSKRQIGRNSGGPQKEDMLYDILEIRRDFHEFDISVLEEVEIYLSEGKLHNGNAMVIRFVGRKKNI, encoded by the coding sequence ATGAGTAAGATGTGGGATCAGCGTTATGCTGAATCGAAATATATTTATGGAAAGAAGGCCAATGCATTTTTCGAAGAGCAATTAAATCTTCTTAGTTCAGGCAAAGTATTACTGCCTGCAGAAGGAGAGGGCCGAAATGCGGCTTACGCTGCCAGCAAAGGGTGGGCCGTTGATGCCTTTGATTACAGTAAGCAGGCAGTTGAAAATGCTCGGGTATTCTTCGAGGAAAATAAGGTTGATGTAAATATGTATCATGGGAGTATTTTAGATCATCCTACAGTTGTCGAAAAATATGATGCTCTTGCCCTACTTTATTTGCATTTGCCTTCGCAGGAAAGAATGAAAACTCATCACTTTGTTGCTGATTCCTTGAAACCTGGTGGAGTTGTTGTAATGGAAGTTTTCTCGAAAAGACAAATCGGTCGAAATTCCGGAGGACCGCAAAAGGAAGATATGCTCTACGATATTTTAGAAATCAGACGGGATTTTCATGAATTTGACATCTCTGTTTTAGAGGAAGTTGAAATTTATCTTTCAGAAGGAAAATTGCATAATGGAAATGCGATGGTGATTCGATTTGTTGGACGGAAAAAGAACATTTAG